A genome region from Novipirellula galeiformis includes the following:
- a CDS encoding RIFT barrel domain-containing protein, producing the protein MRLHAIDHGPVHSAFQTGTVPVRVGVPFAQGQGESLASIHVVDADGSRPTVQRSPLAFWPDGSVRWCLLEFASDSLTSLSVVTDPTILDDVPSPSCEPVISLPVAGDSMDDGTSIRLAHRDLGTHASLEIKMTHENREFRAVVPSAKTIDSGPVRWAQQWELSFESGEHRSPLLANLIANSYAHDSVVTFELVVQNPQAMDHPGGNWDLGSEGSIVIDDLSVHFSFPEGERGTDLSLELGDVDTTITAQKQLSIFQASSGGENWNSSNHVDRNGSVPLEFRGYKVVADDELHSGLRAEPVLRCHNAAVQYSVAYRDFWQNFPSALSSDGNRLRVGLFPAEAKGGHELQGGEQKTFQFAFEMKSVDAPSTIVAVLNPPLIRLSPEDYARAGALPYLMPRSDRSDPRYESLVDLAIEGEDTFAIKNEKIDQFGWRHFGDLYGDHEAVDHRGESPMISHYNNQYDCTLGFAIQFLRSGDERWFELMTQMADHAWDIDTYHTEDDKLLYNGGLFWHTYHYADAHTATHRSYPKRLRISQSFDGGQDLEELGETGEKLAKNYAIGGGPAASHNYSTGWMVAYYLTGTQRYRTAAINAADYVMRIDDGRKTPFKWLSRGDTGYSTCSADGYYGPGRAAANSTHALLTGHELTGETKYLDRAALLMRRTVHPNQNLEKLDLLNAELRWFYTMYLQALGRFVDYKDSLGQRDDDFQYGVATLLHYANWMSEHERPTLSRPDELQYPNETWAAQDMRKWHVLQHAAQYEGEAKKRERIQAKAGFFYDDVCDSLSTFKTRSLCRPVVLMLNFGWQRDWFRRHSDHTRLDSPLSKDFGEPQMFVPQRQIAIGRFKKLVVAGVAVFSLIVIVAVVLLVS; encoded by the coding sequence GTGCGCCTTCACGCGATCGATCATGGTCCAGTCCACTCCGCCTTCCAAACCGGCACCGTTCCGGTTCGAGTGGGGGTACCGTTTGCTCAGGGACAAGGCGAGTCGTTAGCATCCATTCATGTCGTGGATGCCGATGGGTCGCGACCAACGGTCCAGCGAAGCCCACTGGCGTTCTGGCCAGATGGATCGGTCCGCTGGTGCTTGCTGGAATTCGCCAGTGATTCACTAACGTCACTCAGCGTGGTCACGGATCCTACGATCCTCGATGACGTACCGAGTCCCTCATGCGAACCGGTGATTTCGTTGCCGGTTGCCGGTGATTCGATGGATGACGGAACGAGCATTCGGCTTGCCCACCGCGATCTCGGGACACATGCGTCGCTCGAAATAAAGATGACGCACGAAAATCGCGAATTCCGCGCGGTTGTACCCTCGGCGAAAACAATCGATTCCGGACCCGTTCGCTGGGCACAACAGTGGGAACTAAGCTTTGAATCGGGCGAGCACAGGTCACCTTTACTTGCCAATTTGATCGCGAACTCCTACGCCCACGATTCCGTGGTGACCTTTGAATTGGTGGTCCAAAATCCGCAAGCGATGGATCATCCCGGCGGCAATTGGGATCTTGGCTCCGAGGGCTCGATCGTCATCGATGATCTGTCGGTCCATTTCTCATTTCCCGAGGGTGAACGGGGCACTGATTTGTCGCTGGAACTTGGCGATGTCGATACCACGATCACGGCGCAAAAACAGCTCTCGATCTTTCAAGCCTCTAGCGGCGGTGAAAACTGGAACAGCAGCAACCACGTCGACCGAAACGGCTCGGTGCCGCTGGAGTTTCGTGGCTACAAGGTGGTCGCCGATGACGAGCTCCACAGCGGACTGCGCGCCGAGCCGGTGTTGCGATGCCACAATGCAGCGGTCCAGTACTCGGTCGCCTATCGCGACTTTTGGCAAAATTTTCCCTCGGCGCTTTCAAGCGATGGCAATCGCCTGCGTGTGGGTCTGTTTCCCGCCGAGGCCAAGGGAGGGCACGAGTTGCAAGGAGGCGAGCAGAAAACGTTTCAGTTCGCCTTTGAAATGAAATCAGTTGACGCACCGTCGACTATTGTTGCGGTTTTGAATCCACCGTTGATCCGGCTATCGCCTGAGGATTACGCTCGCGCCGGTGCGCTGCCCTACTTGATGCCGCGCTCCGACCGGAGTGACCCGCGTTACGAATCTCTGGTCGATCTTGCCATTGAGGGCGAGGATACGTTTGCCATCAAAAATGAGAAAATCGACCAGTTCGGCTGGCGCCACTTTGGGGATCTGTACGGCGATCATGAAGCGGTCGACCACCGTGGCGAGTCACCGATGATCTCGCACTACAACAATCAATACGATTGCACGCTTGGCTTCGCGATCCAGTTCCTGCGCAGTGGAGATGAACGTTGGTTTGAACTGATGACTCAAATGGCCGACCATGCTTGGGACATCGATACCTATCACACCGAAGATGACAAGCTGCTCTATAACGGCGGACTGTTTTGGCACACTTACCATTACGCCGATGCGCATACGGCGACTCATCGCAGCTATCCGAAACGGCTTCGCATTTCGCAATCATTCGACGGCGGGCAAGATCTCGAAGAGCTCGGCGAAACAGGCGAAAAGCTGGCGAAGAACTATGCGATCGGGGGCGGACCCGCGGCGTCGCATAACTACAGCACCGGTTGGATGGTCGCCTACTATCTGACTGGCACGCAGCGCTATCGCACCGCCGCGATCAATGCGGCCGACTATGTGATGCGAATCGACGATGGCCGCAAGACGCCCTTCAAATGGCTCTCACGCGGCGACACAGGCTATTCCACGTGCAGCGCGGATGGTTATTACGGCCCTGGACGCGCCGCGGCGAACTCGACCCACGCGTTGCTGACCGGTCACGAGTTGACCGGGGAAACAAAGTATCTCGATCGTGCGGCGTTGCTGATGCGACGCACCGTGCATCCAAATCAAAATTTAGAAAAGCTTGACTTGTTGAATGCCGAGTTGCGTTGGTTCTACACGATGTACTTGCAAGCCTTGGGGCGGTTTGTTGATTACAAGGATTCCCTCGGTCAACGCGACGATGATTTCCAATATGGCGTTGCCACCCTTTTGCATTACGCAAATTGGATGTCCGAGCATGAGCGTCCAACCCTATCGCGACCGGACGAATTGCAATACCCGAATGAAACATGGGCCGCACAGGATATGCGTAAGTGGCATGTGCTGCAGCATGCGGCGCAGTACGAAGGGGAAGCAAAAAAACGCGAGCGGATCCAAGCGAAGGCAGGTTTTTTCTACGACGACGTTTGTGATTCGCTATCCACATTCAAGACGCGTTCTCTGTGCCGGCCTGTGGTGCTGATGTTGAACTTTGGTTGGCAACGCGACTGGTTTCGGAGGCACTCGGATCACACACGTCTTGATTCGCCTCTAAGTAAGGACTTTGGCGAACCGCAAATGTTTGTTCCGCAGCGACAGATTGCGATCGGGCGTTTCAAAAAGTTGGTCGTTGCCGGTGTCGCCGTATTTTCGCTGATCGTGATCGTCGCCGTGGTTCTGCTTGTATCGTGA
- a CDS encoding acyltransferase family protein produces the protein MRNGFLDFLRALAIVLVVNCHIASTIRFQDASVNSTFLRSLGVGGHGVDLFFVLSGWLLGGLLFRELKTTGTIRLGRFYGRRWLRTLPAYFAILLFTLAQRGMNGNLELIDSSYFVFLQTYAFDKTLFFGVSWSLCVEEHFYLIIAPLLLWFGSCRRGAMLVIATLLILPLMFRGLGWYGSGTQTHVRIDQCAAGVGLALLSTHATLVWHRLQRFVPLAAAVGLAAFLGAMIARGTDSGIEFPLIAYTLIFASWVSLSDHSDFWRRFGRSQPLIGYLATRSYAVYLVHIEAIAIANRLGFESKLMFTFAIWVLSLLLAELLYRLVELPGMTLREQIPSLRSKTAETAAAMKLATPATTELGPLETDASTT, from the coding sequence ATGCGTAACGGTTTCCTCGATTTCTTGCGAGCCTTGGCGATTGTGTTGGTCGTCAATTGCCACATCGCTTCGACCATCCGGTTTCAGGATGCATCGGTCAACTCCACTTTTCTGCGCTCGCTGGGAGTGGGGGGACATGGGGTCGATCTGTTCTTTGTCCTCAGTGGATGGTTACTGGGAGGATTGCTGTTTCGCGAATTGAAAACGACGGGAACGATCCGGCTGGGACGCTTTTACGGTCGGCGCTGGCTGCGAACGTTGCCCGCTTATTTCGCGATCCTGTTGTTCACGCTCGCGCAGCGTGGCATGAACGGAAATCTTGAACTGATTGATTCGAGCTATTTTGTTTTCCTGCAAACGTACGCATTTGATAAAACACTGTTTTTTGGCGTCAGTTGGTCGTTATGCGTCGAAGAGCATTTTTACTTGATCATCGCGCCGCTGTTGCTGTGGTTTGGCTCATGCCGCCGGGGTGCAATGCTGGTGATTGCTACTTTGTTGATCCTACCGCTGATGTTTCGCGGATTGGGCTGGTATGGATCGGGCACTCAGACGCATGTTCGCATCGATCAATGTGCGGCGGGCGTAGGGCTCGCCTTGCTAAGCACCCACGCCACGCTGGTTTGGCATCGGCTACAGCGGTTTGTGCCTCTGGCCGCGGCCGTCGGGCTAGCGGCTTTTCTGGGCGCCATGATCGCCCGTGGAACGGACAGCGGCATTGAGTTTCCCTTGATCGCCTACACGCTCATTTTTGCCTCGTGGGTCAGTCTGTCGGATCACAGCGATTTTTGGCGTCGGTTCGGCCGCTCGCAGCCGCTGATTGGTTATTTGGCAACCCGTTCCTATGCGGTCTACCTGGTTCATATCGAAGCGATTGCGATCGCGAATCGCTTAGGATTTGAATCTAAGCTGATGTTTACTTTCGCGATTTGGGTTCTCTCTCTGCTGTTGGCAGAGTTGCTCTACCGCTTGGTTGAGCTGCCGGGAATGACGCTGCGTGAGCAAATACCTTCCTTGCGATCTAAAACGGCAGAGACAGCGGCCGCGATGAAGCTCGCTACGCCGGCCACGACTGAACTGGGACCGCTCGAAACGGATGCTTCGACAACTTAG
- a CDS encoding O-antigen ligase family protein, translating into MLGPLFVYCLLGIVCIVAFFKPAIGVIGFYGFVLLDPGWNWRWSLEQGTPYQKYIFVCLALAFALRGFRTQRFAKLAKFGVVALLFFLGLCFVSAQQSIAPAATEFFMSYAWKVVLVVVLAICVLDNPKHITTLLIVAVLAQAYNAYQINLEYFQLGISRYAQRPWGSMGVDNNGYSIITVPVLAASFALGLWEQMGWKKFLYLGISLLQIHQIMLLESRGCMIAAVLLAMIAIWYMPRRDGNVRLIAAVAVMTVLLAGPSVVAEFSSSFASKDERDSSAESRFYLWQAGYRITMDYPVFGVGPNAARSLVPLPEYYDGGLDLNNKALHNLFFDVSTGMGIPAALIYFSFLLVPVVYCWRTYRRHDDRSDLGAARLAVVAGMPAYLLASMFSSGVLFESCYILAIVGYCTMNIDLANADSESEDLDAEENDDNVPDLVA; encoded by the coding sequence ATGCTAGGCCCTCTTTTCGTTTATTGCCTGTTAGGAATCGTCTGCATCGTGGCGTTTTTTAAGCCTGCGATTGGAGTCATTGGCTTTTATGGCTTTGTCCTGCTCGATCCAGGCTGGAACTGGCGCTGGTCGCTGGAGCAGGGGACTCCCTACCAAAAGTACATCTTTGTCTGCTTGGCACTCGCCTTTGCGCTGCGTGGTTTCCGAACGCAACGATTTGCGAAGTTAGCGAAATTCGGAGTGGTGGCGCTGCTGTTTTTCTTGGGGCTGTGTTTCGTGAGCGCTCAGCAAAGCATTGCTCCGGCAGCGACCGAGTTCTTTATGAGCTATGCCTGGAAAGTGGTCCTTGTGGTGGTGTTGGCGATTTGCGTGCTCGATAACCCAAAGCATATCACGACGCTATTGATCGTGGCGGTGTTGGCCCAGGCGTACAACGCCTACCAAATTAACTTGGAATATTTCCAGCTTGGAATCTCTCGATATGCGCAACGCCCGTGGGGCAGCATGGGCGTTGACAATAACGGCTACTCCATCATCACAGTTCCTGTCTTGGCGGCCTCGTTCGCATTAGGATTGTGGGAGCAGATGGGATGGAAAAAATTCCTCTACCTGGGCATTTCGCTGTTACAAATTCACCAAATCATGTTGCTTGAGTCGCGGGGCTGTATGATCGCCGCGGTGTTGTTAGCAATGATCGCGATTTGGTACATGCCACGCCGCGATGGTAACGTGCGTTTGATCGCGGCGGTTGCGGTCATGACCGTATTGTTGGCGGGACCCTCGGTTGTCGCTGAATTTAGTTCCTCGTTTGCCTCAAAGGATGAACGCGATTCTTCGGCCGAAAGCCGTTTCTATCTTTGGCAGGCGGGGTATCGCATTACGATGGATTATCCCGTCTTCGGCGTAGGGCCGAACGCGGCGCGGTCACTCGTTCCTTTGCCCGAGTACTACGATGGTGGACTCGATCTCAACAATAAAGCACTGCACAATTTGTTCTTTGATGTCTCCACGGGGATGGGGATCCCGGCGGCGCTGATCTACTTCAGCTTCCTGTTGGTCCCGGTTGTCTATTGTTGGCGCACCTATCGTCGCCACGACGATCGGTCGGATTTAGGCGCAGCTCGGTTAGCGGTGGTAGCGGGAATGCCCGCCTACTTACTGGCCAGCATGTTTTCGAGCGGAGTGTTGTTTGAATCGTGCTACATCTTGGCGATCGTCGGCTATTGCACGATGAACATTGATCTTGCGAACGCGGACTCGGAGAGCGAGGATCTCGACGCGGAAGAGAACGATGACAACGTTCCGGACTTGGTGGCGTGA
- a CDS encoding glycosyltransferase family 4 protein, producing MMRTSKLASTGNTDKTPKHLSLVLSEVFPPQNGGSGKWLWEIYRRQTPHSYIMAVGDSHGCDTRDKEYPQVIERLDLSMPFRGIAAWSSVRKYTQQIRKVAKLARHHRVSSLHAARPLSEGLVCRAVKAMTGIPYLCYVHGEDVNIAMTSRELQMLTRSVLHHCQRVIANSTFTRDLLLNEWKLDPNSVVLMNPGVDTSYFTPRPADQPNWRAHWEGKFVMLTVGRLQERKGHDMVIRAIPKIRERIPEIHYAIVGGGQDRARLERLCRELNVTDHVEFVGEVDDKSLLRCYQDCDLFVLANRDVGRDVEGFGIVLLEAQACGKPVLAGDSGGTRDTLRPNESGFLVDCVAPEPLANVICERFSSPSERAAFGLAGRAFVSKTFDWSILGTQAQKLFNELNGR from the coding sequence ATGATGAGAACTAGCAAGTTGGCTTCGACTGGTAATACCGATAAAACACCAAAACACCTCAGCTTGGTTTTGAGCGAAGTGTTTCCGCCTCAAAACGGTGGCAGTGGTAAATGGCTTTGGGAAATTTATCGCCGGCAAACTCCCCACTCCTACATCATGGCGGTCGGCGACTCTCACGGTTGTGATACACGCGACAAAGAGTATCCACAAGTCATTGAACGTCTCGATCTTTCGATGCCATTTCGAGGGATTGCAGCGTGGAGCAGCGTGCGAAAGTACACGCAACAGATTCGTAAAGTTGCAAAACTGGCTCGTCATCACCGCGTATCGTCGCTTCACGCAGCGAGACCATTGTCCGAAGGGCTGGTGTGTCGTGCCGTGAAAGCAATGACGGGCATTCCCTATCTCTGTTATGTCCACGGCGAAGACGTCAATATCGCGATGACGAGTCGCGAATTGCAAATGCTAACCCGGTCGGTCCTTCATCATTGCCAGCGTGTGATCGCGAATTCAACTTTCACACGCGATCTGTTACTGAACGAATGGAAGTTGGATCCGAACTCCGTCGTACTGATGAATCCTGGCGTCGACACATCCTACTTTACGCCGCGCCCGGCAGATCAACCCAACTGGAGAGCTCATTGGGAAGGGAAGTTCGTGATGCTGACCGTGGGGCGGCTACAGGAACGCAAAGGGCACGATATGGTCATTCGGGCGATTCCTAAGATTCGCGAACGTATCCCTGAGATACACTATGCGATCGTGGGAGGCGGACAGGATCGCGCGCGGTTAGAACGTTTGTGCCGTGAATTGAACGTGACGGACCACGTCGAGTTTGTCGGTGAAGTTGATGACAAAAGCCTTCTAAGGTGTTACCAGGACTGCGACCTTTTCGTACTCGCCAACCGCGATGTGGGGCGAGACGTCGAAGGGTTTGGCATCGTACTGCTTGAAGCTCAAGCATGCGGAAAACCTGTGCTCGCCGGTGACAGTGGTGGTACTCGTGATACGCTTCGACCCAACGAGTCTGGATTCTTGGTTGATTGCGTCGCCCCCGAACCGCTTGCAAACGTGATCTGCGAACGTTTTTCCAGCCCCAGCGAGCGAGCTGCGTTCGGGCTAGCGGGGCGAGCGTTTGTGTCCAAGACTTTTGATTGGTCGATCCTAGGAACACAAGCCCAAAAACTGTTCAACGAGTTAAATGGGCGTTAG
- a CDS encoding carbamoyltransferase C-terminal domain-containing protein, whose translation MIQFSTSITLRRLSHNCACCPAAVHADGTVRPQLVTTESNPSFHQIVTDDERRTGISVLVNMSFSMHEEPINDSPQGAVQAFVLGNTDYLPASNFLVPHLQRAKGAPAKIHDVVRLGAA comes from the coding sequence ATCATCCAGTTTTCAACATCGATCACGCTGCGGCGATTATCACATAACTGCGCGTGCTGCCCCGCAGCGGTCCACGCGGATGGCACCGTACGGCCTCAATTAGTGACGACCGAGTCTAATCCGAGTTTCCATCAAATCGTGACAGACGACGAGAGACGAACGGGGATTTCGGTCCTTGTCAACATGAGTTTCAGCATGCACGAGGAGCCAATTAACGATTCGCCTCAGGGGGCTGTGCAGGCGTTCGTGTTGGGTAACACCGATTATTTGCCTGCCAGTAATTTCCTGGTTCCTCACCTTCAAAGAGCGAAAGGTGCGCCGGCCAAGATTCACGATGTGGTTCGCTTGGGTGCAGCATGA
- a CDS encoding glycosyltransferase family 4 protein: MNLKSHSILLLSNSSNLGGGERSLLLIAQGLIRRNWKVHVAVPASGRMTAELTAAEIPHTVVPYALHSWKKPFRFLLDLRRWSRIFKGISCDLIHANDISTARSLAYSARQFRLPLLCHIRYPPESSYVDWAFRGVPRPNAFVFNSHAMKAELGSLIMSACPRVRQIVLHNAVDTENFHPPSQDTHNDRPIVAILANLVPVKGHDDFLAMAMHLCQRGYKCRYWIIGEDVFRTGADQQLRQKAAELGIGSHVEFLGHVRDVPNTLRRIDILVCPSTVETFGRCLIEAMACGKPVVATRVGGIPEVVDDSVTGILVAPREPRQLADAVESLLTDRDRSEEMGRAGRRSVVANFSEQVHVDKLITIYEQFLGGRCLPSNGDECESTSMST; encoded by the coding sequence ATGAATTTGAAATCACACTCCATCCTGTTGTTATCTAATTCGTCGAACTTGGGCGGGGGTGAGCGAAGCTTGTTGTTGATCGCGCAGGGACTGATCCGACGCAACTGGAAGGTACACGTAGCCGTACCTGCTTCGGGTCGTATGACCGCGGAACTGACTGCAGCGGAAATCCCCCATACGGTCGTTCCCTATGCGTTACACAGTTGGAAGAAACCGTTCCGATTTCTATTAGATCTGCGGCGATGGAGTCGCATATTCAAAGGCATCTCTTGCGACTTAATCCATGCGAACGATATTTCGACAGCGCGAAGTTTAGCCTATTCCGCGCGACAATTTCGCCTCCCCTTGCTGTGCCATATTCGATATCCGCCGGAATCTAGCTATGTCGATTGGGCGTTCCGTGGTGTGCCACGGCCCAACGCATTTGTCTTTAATAGTCATGCAATGAAGGCTGAACTAGGTTCGCTAATAATGTCGGCCTGTCCGCGTGTGCGGCAGATTGTGCTTCACAACGCTGTCGACACGGAAAATTTCCATCCACCTTCGCAAGATACGCATAACGATCGACCGATCGTCGCCATCTTGGCGAATTTAGTTCCTGTGAAAGGACATGATGACTTTCTGGCGATGGCAATGCATCTTTGTCAGCGTGGATATAAATGTCGGTACTGGATCATCGGCGAGGATGTTTTTCGAACCGGCGCCGACCAGCAACTTCGGCAAAAGGCAGCCGAACTTGGGATCGGGTCCCACGTAGAGTTTCTGGGGCATGTCCGTGATGTGCCTAACACGCTTCGCCGGATCGATATATTGGTATGTCCTTCCACAGTGGAAACGTTCGGGCGTTGCTTGATTGAGGCAATGGCATGCGGAAAACCAGTGGTGGCTACTCGGGTAGGGGGCATCCCCGAGGTGGTGGACGACTCGGTTACAGGTATATTGGTGGCGCCTCGCGAACCACGGCAGTTGGCGGACGCCGTAGAAAGCCTACTTACCGATCGTGACCGTTCCGAAGAGATGGGGCGTGCCGGACGACGAAGTGTCGTCGCGAATTTTAGCGAGCAGGTGCATGTCGACAAATTGATTACGATCTACGAACAATTCTTGGGGGGCCGTTGTCTGCCATCTAATGGCGATGAGTGCGAGTCGACTTCAATGTCAACTTGA
- a CDS encoding glycosyltransferase family 4 protein codes for MTNRRLRLAANVGRYGRRLAIRRTGYFGSLLSEPLIAECRLIHCHFVQWGLEVGEGLSGLLNVPLTVIAHDGHLKQYSVDELRSLQATTSRIFCVSNAWKEYWQQATEQSDGLCLLRNGVDIPTDLARPFSRSQSPIRLLTVGSLSELKQTALVVDAMSELVSRGHSVQLEVIGDGPCRDALQQQVRRLALEDCVRLRGALSHTLVLERMLASDIFVHASERESFGLVVAEAMAAGLPVVCSDTDGPREIVAPGITGWLFPIGEATTLAARILQLIEFPQQAAEMGRQGRERVRAQFNWDSRIDNLHNQLYELTHPASLKT; via the coding sequence GTGACTAATCGACGGTTGCGTCTCGCTGCCAATGTGGGACGTTACGGACGGCGATTAGCGATCCGCCGCACGGGCTATTTTGGTTCCTTGTTAAGCGAACCGTTGATCGCTGAATGCCGACTGATTCACTGCCATTTTGTTCAGTGGGGGCTTGAGGTAGGTGAAGGGTTGTCCGGCCTACTAAACGTGCCGCTAACTGTGATTGCGCATGACGGACATCTGAAACAATACTCGGTGGACGAACTCCGTTCGCTACAGGCAACAACCTCCAGGATTTTCTGCGTGTCCAATGCCTGGAAGGAATATTGGCAACAAGCCACGGAGCAAAGCGACGGACTATGTCTGTTGCGAAATGGGGTCGACATTCCCACAGACCTCGCCCGACCATTCTCTCGTTCCCAATCGCCGATTCGGCTGCTAACGGTCGGCTCTTTGTCGGAACTCAAGCAAACTGCTTTGGTCGTTGACGCGATGAGCGAACTGGTGTCACGAGGGCATTCGGTCCAACTTGAAGTGATCGGCGATGGGCCTTGCCGAGACGCGTTGCAGCAACAAGTGCGAAGGCTCGCGTTGGAAGACTGCGTTCGACTCCGAGGTGCGTTGTCACATACGTTGGTGCTTGAGAGGATGTTGGCTTCCGATATATTTGTGCATGCCAGTGAGCGAGAGTCGTTTGGTTTGGTGGTCGCCGAAGCAATGGCAGCAGGGTTGCCCGTCGTCTGCAGCGACACCGATGGCCCGCGTGAAATCGTAGCTCCCGGCATTACAGGGTGGCTGTTTCCCATCGGAGAAGCTACGACGCTGGCAGCCAGGATTCTGCAATTGATCGAATTCCCGCAGCAGGCAGCCGAGATGGGGCGACAAGGACGGGAACGGGTTCGAGCGCAATTCAATTGGGACAGTCGGATAGACAACTTGCATAACCAACTTTACGAACTGACTCATCCTGCTTCGCTGAAGACATGA
- a CDS encoding glycosyltransferase has translation MHVTVAICTWNRAALLDKTLDAMTRLKIPPGVKWELLVVNNNCTDNTDDVIEGFHDRLPIRRLFEPVAGQSRARNCAIEQATGKLLIWTDDDVLVSPGWLAGYMRAAENFPDFSVFGGRVDPLWEVDPPAWILRHLPSLTSTFALRQLGEGIFEFNENDIPIGANMAMRQSIYSQYRFDPRLGNAGNNNLRGDDAEYLRRLEKDGMRFLWVSPAAVQHFVPATRLNLNYVWDWYEGAGRSTMLREHVPPAGGFFRIPKWLIARYLRCRSMAIIRSTIKDERWFEAYRIAAMTRGMMRHHVHGKPAC, from the coding sequence ATGCATGTAACCGTTGCGATCTGTACGTGGAATCGCGCCGCGTTGTTGGACAAGACGCTGGATGCGATGACCCGCCTGAAAATTCCGCCGGGCGTTAAATGGGAACTGTTGGTTGTCAACAATAACTGCACCGACAACACCGATGACGTGATCGAAGGTTTTCACGATCGGTTGCCCATCCGCAGACTGTTTGAACCTGTCGCCGGGCAATCGCGGGCGCGTAATTGTGCGATCGAGCAAGCCACCGGCAAACTTCTCATATGGACCGATGACGACGTGTTGGTATCGCCGGGGTGGTTGGCCGGTTACATGCGAGCAGCCGAAAATTTCCCGGATTTTTCGGTGTTCGGTGGCAGGGTGGATCCGTTGTGGGAAGTCGATCCCCCTGCGTGGATTCTTCGACACTTGCCAAGCTTGACTTCGACGTTTGCGCTCCGACAACTTGGTGAAGGCATTTTCGAATTCAATGAAAACGACATCCCGATCGGCGCCAACATGGCGATGCGCCAGTCCATTTATTCGCAGTATCGTTTCGATCCACGTTTGGGCAATGCTGGCAACAATAATCTTCGCGGCGACGACGCTGAGTATCTGCGACGTCTGGAAAAGGATGGGATGCGGTTTTTGTGGGTGTCCCCGGCTGCAGTGCAACACTTTGTGCCCGCCACTCGGTTGAATCTGAACTATGTTTGGGATTGGTACGAAGGTGCGGGGCGATCGACCATGCTCCGTGAACATGTGCCCCCTGCTGGAGGCTTTTTTCGCATACCCAAATGGCTAATCGCGAGGTATCTACGTTGCCGGAGTATGGCCATTATCAGGTCCACAATAAAGGATGAACGGTGGTTCGAAGCCTACCGCATCGCGGCAATGACCCGTGGAATGATGCGGCATCACGTTCATGGTAAGCCCGCATGTTAG
- a CDS encoding glycosyltransferase — protein sequence MTLRPDLIIVSSGGVMSLETVELALSTGIPVATISQAHSEHDWPTDDLANRWRNAWLSSAQCYFVSHANLQLVETQIACDLPNATVVANPIQVPRDHQPCWPEDPPESDYQLANVARLHPPSKGQDILLKTLSIPKWRERPIHVNIYGSGPMEGTLKMLTEVYELCSRVTFHGHVQNVSEIWRQNHLLLLPSRYEGLPLALVEAMLCGRPAVVTDVAGNGEVVTDEVTGFLADAPTVKLFDRALESAWNRREDWQQMGRLARDAALEYLPKQPADLFASHLANLVISHSNARS from the coding sequence TTGACACTCCGTCCCGACCTCATCATTGTCTCCTCTGGCGGCGTGATGAGCCTGGAGACAGTGGAGCTAGCCTTGTCAACGGGAATTCCGGTTGCCACGATATCGCAGGCGCATTCAGAACATGATTGGCCGACCGATGATCTTGCCAATCGCTGGCGAAATGCATGGCTTTCCAGTGCCCAGTGCTACTTTGTCTCGCATGCTAATCTACAGCTCGTTGAAACGCAGATCGCATGCGATTTACCCAACGCCACCGTAGTCGCGAATCCTATCCAAGTACCGCGTGATCACCAACCTTGCTGGCCCGAAGATCCGCCAGAATCCGATTATCAGCTTGCTAACGTTGCCCGGCTTCACCCACCCTCAAAGGGCCAGGATATTTTACTGAAGACTCTTTCGATTCCAAAGTGGCGAGAAAGACCTATTCATGTAAATATCTATGGATCGGGTCCGATGGAAGGAACGCTTAAAATGCTGACGGAGGTGTACGAGCTTTGCTCCCGAGTTACATTTCACGGACACGTACAAAACGTGTCCGAAATTTGGCGTCAGAATCACCTGTTGCTTCTGCCTTCTCGATACGAAGGACTTCCCCTTGCTTTGGTCGAGGCTATGCTTTGCGGTCGCCCTGCGGTCGTTACCGATGTGGCCGGGAACGGCGAGGTTGTCACTGACGAGGTTACGGGGTTTCTGGCTGATGCGCCAACTGTCAAGCTATTTGATCGAGCACTGGAGTCAGCGTGGAACCGACGTGAGGATTGGCAGCAGATGGGCAGGCTCGCGAGGGATGCCGCACTAGAGTATCTCCCGAAACAACCTGCGGATTTGTTTGCATCACATTTGGCCAATCTTGTGATTTCCCACTCTAACGCAAGAAGTTGA